The following are from one region of the Pseudomonas lalucatii genome:
- the flgH gene encoding flagellar basal body L-ring protein FlgH: MNRLMIVLSLLVTVALSGCVSPPPKPDDPYYAPVLPRTPLPAAQNNGSIYQAGFENNLYGDRKAFRVGDIITITLNERTQASKNAGSQISKDSSANIGLTSLFGGGVSLRNPGSGNVLNPLTGDNLSLGAEYNANRDTKGDSKAAQGNSLSGSITVTVAEVLPNGILAVRGEKWMTLNTGNELVRIAGLVRADDISTDNTVASTRIADARITYSGTGAFADASQPGWLDRFFLSPLFPF, translated from the coding sequence ATGAACCGGCTGATGATAGTGCTTTCCCTGCTCGTGACGGTGGCCCTGAGCGGCTGCGTGTCGCCGCCGCCGAAGCCGGACGATCCCTATTACGCGCCGGTGCTGCCGCGCACCCCGTTGCCGGCGGCGCAGAACAACGGCTCGATCTACCAGGCCGGCTTCGAGAACAACCTGTATGGCGATCGCAAGGCCTTCCGCGTCGGCGACATCATCACCATCACCCTCAACGAGCGCACCCAGGCCAGCAAGAACGCCGGCTCGCAGATATCCAAGGACAGCAGCGCCAATATCGGCCTGACGTCGTTGTTCGGCGGCGGTGTGTCGCTGCGCAACCCAGGCTCGGGCAATGTCCTCAACCCGCTGACCGGCGACAACCTGAGCCTGGGCGCCGAGTACAACGCCAACCGCGACACCAAGGGCGACAGCAAGGCGGCCCAGGGCAACAGCCTGTCCGGCTCCATCACCGTGACCGTGGCCGAGGTGCTGCCCAACGGCATCCTGGCGGTGCGCGGGGAGAAGTGGATGACCCTCAACACCGGCAACGAGCTGGTGCGCATCGCCGGCCTGGTGCGCGCCGACGACATCAGTACGGACAACACCGTGGCCTCCACGCGCATCGCCGACGCGCGCATCACCTACTCGGGCACCGGCGCCTTCGCCGATGCCAGTCAGCCGGGCTGGCTGGACCGCTTCTTCCTCAGCCCGCTGTTCCCGTTCTAA